In Nitrospirota bacterium, one genomic interval encodes:
- a CDS encoding response regulator transcription factor, with translation MNILLIEDDERISSFIKRGLVAEGHVVDIAQSGEEGLDKGMAPYDVIILDCLLPGKHGDEVCQALRQDGVQTPILMLTAKDGLQDKIHGFDCGADDYLTKPFEFEELLVRLKALSRRKPLIKASAQLKVADLTLDRDSQEVHRGGTRLTLTRKEFLLLEYLMAHADKAVSRTSILEQVWGYHHDTLTNSIDVYIGSLRKKVDAGREAKLIHTVRDFGYKITERS, from the coding sequence ATGAATATTCTTCTGATCGAGGATGACGAACGCATTTCCAGCTTCATCAAGCGGGGCCTTGTGGCAGAAGGCCATGTGGTCGACATCGCCCAGAGCGGCGAAGAAGGCTTGGACAAGGGTATGGCCCCCTATGATGTGATTATCTTGGATTGTCTCCTGCCCGGAAAACATGGAGATGAAGTATGCCAGGCCCTGCGGCAGGATGGGGTCCAGACCCCGATCCTGATGCTCACCGCAAAGGATGGCCTCCAGGACAAGATCCATGGGTTCGATTGCGGCGCAGACGACTACTTGACCAAGCCCTTCGAGTTCGAGGAACTACTGGTGCGCCTCAAGGCCTTATCACGGCGCAAGCCCCTCATCAAGGCCAGCGCGCAACTGAAAGTGGCCGATCTCACGCTGGATCGAGATTCGCAAGAAGTGCATCGCGGGGGGACAAGACTCACACTGACCCGCAAGGAGTTCCTTCTACTTGAATATTTAATGGCCCACGCAGACAAGGCCGTCAGCCGAACGTCTATACTCGAGCAAGTGTGGGGCTATCATCATGACACACTCACGAACAGCATAGATGTGTATATCGGCTCTCTTCGCAAGAAAGTCGATGCCGGGCGAGAGGCCAAACTCATTCATACAGTGAGAGATTTTGGCTACAAGATCACGGAAAGGAGCTAA
- a CDS encoding response regulator, with protein MGLELPSHNNKRILLVEDDRRIINFMQRGLEAEGITLDVVSAKTPALHLTESRRYNTIILDIYLGDENGLDICRTLRQRSIDTPVLVMTAKDSMELREASATAGANAYLPKPFSFDDLLSTLEKMRQAYLTIDITVPTGFPAQVRA; from the coding sequence ATGGGACTAGAACTCCCTTCGCACAATAACAAACGAATCCTTCTGGTTGAAGACGACAGGCGGATCATCAATTTTATGCAGCGAGGCCTTGAGGCTGAAGGCATAACACTGGACGTCGTCTCGGCCAAAACCCCAGCACTCCACCTGACTGAATCCCGTCGTTACAACACCATTATCCTTGACATCTATCTTGGAGATGAGAACGGCCTGGATATCTGCCGGACCCTCCGGCAGCGCTCGATCGATACTCCGGTCCTCGTCATGACGGCCAAGGATAGTATGGAGCTGCGGGAAGCCAGTGCGACCGCCGGGGCCAACGCATATCTCCCGAAACCATTCTCTTTCGACGATCTACTCAGCACACTTGAGAAAATGCGCCAAGCCTATCTGACAATTGACATAACAGTCCCAACGGGGTTTCCTGCGCAAGTCCGCGCCTGA
- a CDS encoding PilZ domain-containing protein — translation MEQKQWEWAMTDSQNGHSERAALMRPIPYEMTPSAGAGAPVLAARCGKVLSLNISSGGMLVLMDQSPEIGQVLRVLIPTPILQTETPTLAEVRWTRKLPFEQPDGNEAHFVGLRFMFC, via the coding sequence ATGGAACAGAAACAGTGGGAATGGGCGATGACCGATAGTCAGAACGGCCACAGCGAGCGGGCCGCGTTGATGAGACCGATCCCGTATGAGATGACGCCATCCGCCGGCGCCGGAGCCCCAGTTTTAGCGGCTCGCTGTGGGAAGGTGCTCTCGCTGAACATCAGCAGCGGAGGGATGCTGGTCTTGATGGACCAGTCCCCGGAGATCGGGCAGGTGCTCAGGGTCCTGATTCCGACACCCATCTTGCAGACAGAAACACCGACCCTTGCCGAAGTCCGCTGGACAAGAAAACTGCCGTTTGAGCAGCCCGATGGGAATGAGGCACATTTTGTCGGGTTGAGATTCATGTTTTGCTGA